The Toxorhynchites rutilus septentrionalis strain SRP chromosome 1, ASM2978413v1, whole genome shotgun sequence genome contains the following window.
AAGAGCATTTgaacaatatcagtgtcggtccccgctTCTAAAGATATTCATTGTGTATAATACAAACAGTCAGAAATTTGACTAGGAAGTAGTCACATTCGAATACAAATCTGTATCtgtctgtatctgtatctgtcagtcccagtgatcaacatttttctaacgaaaagcgCAACGTCAGTCCCTAGGAACCGACACGGGACTGAAAGTGGATGAatcgaaatttgaaaataactctTTGGTAAATTAATTCGGCAGCCCTGCTGGTGACTCGGAATATTTACGCGAACGACAGATCCTTCGGCTGAAAGAGGCTtcaactagtgatccccgatttttgaaattgatcgttcatcagctaatcgaatagttttcagcagtttgttattcgatacgattaatcgacccaaataatcgattaatcgattaatcgccacactgagagaaataattagtatttCCCATTTGCTAGAaatatggaatcaaaaaagtgttcattccgcctgaaaatcaattattatcttttactcaccccaaaagtcgtaaacgaagctcaattcacgttgacggcattgagcttcgtttacgaacttaggggagcgtcaaagataatgatttgttttcacgataaaactgcagcggccgtacgtttttttctctctgagtttggatcgattaatcgacgtaaattattcgttcgcttcgattattggttgtgcagtattcgttcgattaataatcgatttctgtaggaagtattcgattaatcgattaatcgaacgattatcggggatcactagcttCAACGTTAATAGCTCAGGTTTAGGATATTGGTCTTGAGAAAGACCGTTTGCTTACAGCTTGCACTGGAGAAATTGCTTCTTCCAACTTCTCCTTTTGTGGattagagaggctttaaacatCGTAGTTCATTTGTTTCAGGTCTTGAACAAGTACAATGCAAAGAACCAACGCCAACTCTTTCGCAGATTGAAAAGGTTTTAAAAAGGGGAATatggaaattttaaaattagCTTCCAGCCTTAAGAAAGTTTTTTGATTGCTCCATGGTTGGAGCAATCAAAATCTTCTTCGTACTTTTTTCGACCGATTGACGTTGAGGTCGCCATCTACCAAGTACTGGCTCGGTTTCGCGCACATTTACTCCCAGTACCAGCTAATTTTGTGTAAGATATCGTGTAACGCTTATTCCTGTTACTGAACTTAAACTTTATTTTGCATATATTTTACATAAAGAAGGTAGTTATGCCATGAACAACAACAAATCACTACACAAACACCGTCGATAGCTAAAAGCCGATTTATAGGCTAGCAATCGAGAAGCATTGGCAATCGAAAAGCCGAAGAATCGGCTAGCGGTCGAGAAAGTGTTAAAAGAAGGATCTATTCCAataacttttttgcaaatgacacattcacaattgataaaaaaaagtgaagaTATAGCTAAACCACATCTCAATCTCATATGTTTAAACTGTACCGGCTAACTGTGATATGTATCAAACGAACCAGGCGATTCTATACTGCGatgttttttcaaacatttttttcaaaaatatttcaattttaccGAACATATTAGAactttatcgatcgcgagaggaataatttttcctctttttatCCCATCGTTTGTCTGTTCAATAACTGAAATGTTCGATGTTTCGTATCCAGATGcgatgtcgacatctggatacgaaattggtTTTCCACTGAAACctaccattataatatacatTTTTCTCCAGATACAGTTATCGTAAGATTTTATTTTACCATATGAAGGAAACaaaattttccattcacattgaacgcttatttgatacggagaagataattttcattcaaattttctatttgaaagatgtacattctgcctgaaaaccattattatctttgacgcttcaataactcgtaaaacgtagttcaatgacgTGCCGTTCAGTTCTTTTTCACCGTTAAGTGGAAACGGGAATAAAGTCATTTACCATATTGTTTATACTTTACATATACAGACTAACAATAAACATGTTGTGACAAACCAGgtatttaaatattaaatcgaaATTTCCCAACAAATTGCTCTAACAGTCAATGTAATCCTCACAAGGATGGATTATTGGCAACATTGTTTTGTCTTGACATCTAGCAACGGATTACAACTCAAAACAACACAATTTTTGCTCTGCAGCAtatactctgtccaacttctataagaccaggtgatgatcttgctgctttgtgttattgtaaacaaacaatgcttcaatttatatcactgcatgattttcatatgtgtgtgcaagcgctgagcgtaaacgaatgtttttgtatttttcaggtgtcaagtttctataagaccagttacattttccgttgttttagttgattTGATCAATAAATTTGGGAAATGCCGAaaaggaaaagtgctcacggagacaCGGAGTAATAATACTTTATCAAGCACCGAAAAACCGCTCAAGAAAATGATTGAATCATTTGGATGGGAAGTTCTTTCATATGAGGCATGCTCACCAGCCTCCCGACAACtacatacattctgtcaaatatataccgagaACTAGtgttttaaagaaaatgctaaatTAATAttatcactttcaaaattggccCCAAacaagcgttggcagaaaacattgcATCTTCGACagaagaaatgatttttcgtgtgctgaattcgaaatgatttttcgaaaaaaaaaagtttatacgtatgggagcagacatctctttctctcagactgaacgtcagcttgggattgaacccaaaaaatggtccaaacgatgtcaacggggatcaaaacaaggccggctggaatgcaaggctgttttacacgaccacgctatccacatagccacagGTGTTGTTgtgtaaatgcgtgataatattacacctcattgtaaactgaagttggaaagtgtttttaagagtaaaaaggagatcaTAAACGTGGAACTATATcctttttaatgaaaaaaataataaattagttAATGGAATGATaacaaataaaataacaaattgaAGTTGAAAAGCTGTGATACCCTCTCGACTTAATACCCGAATACACCAGTATCGCAATAGAAACCCGAATCATACTCATTCACAAACGTCACTAAAGTTAGTCGAAATTATTCTAAATCCTGATCCCGGCACCGTGAGTAATATAAATATGCTTCCCTTCGCACCTTCACACAGATGCATAATTACCTTCACCGAGGGGCGAGTGAAAAATAACGCAAACGAAACAACAATTTTTATAACATTTAACAAGATACGTAATATAGTCGGTATACTTTGAGCAAATTCATTTCGTCAGTTCATAAGCGTTTTaggttgaattaaattttttttcatgtctcGTGAAAACATTGAAGGAGCGGAGAAACTATTGTTTCCGGGTCGGGGAAAGAGGGCGTAACGAACAACAGTGGCGGCAGCAGCATTATTAGCACTAaataacaatttaaaattgcttcCAGTTTCCGGAGTTATTTTTCCGGAGCTCGTGTGTAAATGGGACAAAGTATGAAGGTGCAATTTCTGTGGCAAGTGAGAATTTATGTACAGCTTGCTTCAGCTGTCATAGAATATTATGTGTATGTGATAGCGGAGAgtagatatttttatttttaatttacttGTGAACTATCAATtgctgaattttattttgtaataccCTATCGAATGAAACCGAAAATATGTTCGCTGGAAGCGTCAAATGGCAAACACAGAGCACGGCTGAAATCATACATTGTTCATTTGACAATGAACAGAAATAGTTTCTAAGCGGATTTGTTACACGTTGCTACATTTCATATTTCGTTGCCATTTCGCAGCCCGCAATGTGCTTTTCCAGTTCGCATTATCAATTATGCTCTTTCCAATTGATGCATTGAAATCCAAAATATTCGCCTACCTAATCCCTAGGACTAGAAACCGTTCTGTGGCAGGATTTTTTTGCACCAATAATATACAATTCGATCTCTGTTCTAATTGTTCTCAATTTTCCATCAATAGGGTCCTTTTTTAACAAATAGCGAAATCGGTCACCATTTGCAAACCGCATGTCAATTACTTCTGTGTGTataattgagaaataaatccgTCAGATTTTTGATGAGTTGTTTAATGCAGGTCTTCACCCTATCCTGCCAATTGACTCATTCATAATATAACGCTTTTTATGCCGTGAACTTTCTGTTTGTTTGTTCGAATATATCAATAAATGGAAACGTAGCGCATAATAGTTATATGGCTGATTAATTGCTGACCCGTCATGCCTGACCTAGCCAAAGCCAACCATTCGAGTCCGGATCAGGTTTTTGGCCTGTGTCGGTGACAGGCACAggcgtttatttatttttccaccATGAACGGctattttttctgttcttcgTTCGTTTCGGGTTTAGGCATTGTTGCATTCGGTCCGGTATATGTGCGTGTTTAAATCACTGTTCGTGACTTTCGCGTCGGATTCCGGCGGACGCAGCGAAACACGGATCCGAGATTGCCCGTCGTGTCCACATCCGCCGCCCTGCCCCTATGTGGTGTACAAATGAATACATTtttaaacaacattattgaattatgGAATGTTCGTATGGTTGTTATAAAATTGTTGGAGAGTTTATTCGGGCGCAGAAATCGGCAATGTTTGTAGGTGGCTTGGCACTGATGTGCTTGGGTTCGGAATGCATTGAACTTTCACCTACCCCGGGCTTCTTGGATGGCAAAGGGGGATTAGTGTCTACACAATCGTCGTTTTTTAGTTGTAGTGATTTAGGAACTTGCGTACTATGTTACATGTCCCAAGAATCACCACTTCTGTCCAGGTGTGGCGGCGTCATATTCTGGCAACGCTTGCGAACTAGGGTTTTGCGGGAAGAATGATGGCATACCTTGCTAGCTTTCTAACCGACAGAACTTTCAAAGTAGCAGTTGGGGATTGCCTCTCCAGCTAGAAAATTGCCGAAAACGCTGAAACTAGGTGAACCACCTTTCGAGATGGTATGTGTGCAGAGGATGGTCCATGCGCTAGTCAGGTGGGAGGAGTGCCCAGCCAACCTATCGCTTGATACCCCATACGGTGTTAGGGCCACGCAAAAATATCAAACCCTAACGGGGGAGATACTGCCTCGCCCCATGCGGTTAAGTCGACGCTCTCCTAGAGCCTGGGATGCCGTTCCTCCCACCATAAGCTGGAGGATAAAACGGTTCGTTAGGGCTGGGGATAACCCCCAGAAGGTGCAAGCGGCGGTGAACGAGACCCTACGTAATGACTTTGCTAACAAACGCATAGTCTTTACTGACGGTCCGTCACCGATGACACCTCAGCCATTGGGATACTCGACGGAAATgctaaagacgcgtccacattacgccaatcggccttggccgcccggtaaagccgactaactgtggacgtaccgcccgggcttgccgacgtgccgaaaaccgactcgaatcaaaccgaagccaacccgaaacaagtgggtccggatcgagaaagtcgaaccaaaacgaaatgaagtaaattagcgttgatgACATTGtgtttcgtgtgttcgtgatggcttcgtgcatccgatgggattTCGGCTTCGtgaacccgatggggcgtccacattacctaacgaaccgaatatgccgcctggtacaggccgatcggcattaatcggcataatgtggacgcgccttgaGACTAGCATGAGAGTTCCCAGTGAGTTTTGCTTTTTCTCGTGTGAAGCTCTCGCCATTAAGTTGGCATTAGAGAGCGTCACCGATGCTAATAGGGTCGTTGTTTGTTCGGATTCGGTTAGCGTCCTCAAACCTGTAGAGGGTGGTAATATCAAACACCCCATTATTCCAAAAATTGAAGAGCAGCTGAGAGGATGTAGTGCGACCCTATGTTGGATTCCAGGTCACACCGGGATCCCGGAGAACGAGGAAGCCGATCGGCTTGCTAACGAAGGGCGGAGAGGCACCATTACCAGTATGGGTATACCTGGTATGGACCTCATTAGAAGGACGAACTTTTCCATTCTCCTCACTTGGGAGGCGGAATGGAATCGTGAAAGGGACCTGCAGTTTAGTAGAATCAAAGCATCAACCGGCAAATGGAAGGACAGAGCCAACACGTATGAACAGCGAATTCTTTCGAATAAAGAGACTAATGACTGTCATACAgctcaaagtctctataattcaatacaacaacaacagccactTTCTGTAGAACCGCAAGTTGCTCTGTTGCATGCAGCTCCTTCAAAGACTGCGTGAGTGATTGGGGAACTAAATTAGTTGCTGATAGTACCGGTATAATACCAGTATGATACGGATACCCTGTAGATGCCACATAAATCAGGGTTTCAAAATTCCACGaacatttttcatattcatCAATGCTATGTTATCTGGTAAGCAGGCACTTGCCGTTTGTAGTGTGATTAATTACCTGGTTACCACTGTATAATCTTAACCCaccaataaataaaacaaaccaAGTCAATAGCAAAAGTAGGATTAAGCCATCGAACGAGTCGATATAAATTCaagcattttttaatttttttaattataacacaagaactgtctcaaaatatgtttcgaaaTGACGAAATAACAGTTTACTTAATTGTTTTAAAACTTAAAACAGTAGAATTCTCGTAcctgtactataaaaataatacaaaaccgataaacaaatgtgtggagaggttatatcgaagcagtgtcgttcccgtTCCCGATCCAACGAGCAAATGCATGGGATAGCGGGGCGTGGTACTTCAACATtttgctgaagtaaacaaaaactgttcagtatgaaatcgataaaccATATTTGCAGTGAAAAGCGGTACACTATCGTGTTTACCGTCGGCTCGACATGCGATTTTGGCACTTTTTATGGTTTTTAgaacttttaaaatcgagaaatACTGAAAAACCTTTAAAACTTCGAACAAGTCGAGGATTTTGTATTACTAACTTCGttgtgtgtgtaacacatgcgctctccgtgtgtatacacagCAAATATCCCTTACCTTtcattctacgtactttggacTGTACCCAGGCCCCGGCCAAGAGCGAGATGGAAAATGGAAGGTgagaaaatttttaaatctgtgacgtcacagattttgtttctgtatgttacttttcttataatagtccactacataggaaaagtgttgttattaaaagtaaaaataagcagatgaaatgaacgagctattttttttcttaaatcagtgctagcgttcaaaatcataaggaaATTTTAGCAGAAACGTAAataacaaagtcagagtcacagaatcttttgttcctttgacggagaAACTTTTGACAACAATCAAGGTtgatctatggaacaaggtgcgcccattcgctaatcatatttaactagaaacaatcgtcaaaatcgcgaaaatttgaaaaaggcggttttgcaatcttaaaatttgaatggagattcttaagttattcgattacttaaaacaagacgctctcttaaccatttggcaacatatttcacagcacacaacatttacaaaaacacgccattataatataaaatcatcatcaggcacaattccagttcaatattacgtaatattgttttcattcgaaacagaaaagtaaattttcattcattattttttatcttagaagtgtgttaatgtcATCCTGTAAATTCATGGCTGTAGAGTGGTTGTCACATTTTGACCAACCTGGCAGTATGCTAAGCGCCTTGATTATTACCAGCTTGagagttctcgcgagtgacagtggtcgcaaattgcatttgtgacccggacatgtttgacgctgtcaagtGCTGTGTATTAGTAGGCCGACTGTACCGGATAACGAGGCAGCCAATTGATACAAGAGCAGACAAACACCGAACAGGCAAACACCAAGCAGGCAGCGGACGGACCGCACACCAACAGAAGAGGGTATCcagattaggattgggcgatctttagaaaaaaatcgatcttgatggatcgattttctCAACGGCGCAGGGATCGATCCaatgattaaatcggtaccaaagaatcgatctttactgaatcgatctttgaaaaatcgaatgcctttttccaATTGatttacttgttctatataagtattgtcttttctttaaacatgaaataaccattttatatttctattcaaacatcaaaggcatttcagtttgattctcagaatgaaggttacaaaaaacaggaaagtgctgaaaaaaggattttgcagggcattcatcttgaaccgtcatggaattatttaattgaataaattaattgaaaattattattagaaattcaacaaccgaTATTCATCTAGAACTCCGCTGACGATAATCCCGTTGAATCAAATCGTTTAATACGCttggcatttagtcgaaataTTGGCAACAGTCCCAGTTCTAGTAAAGAACGCTTCAGTCGGATCTGATGTCAACATCCCATTTCGTCACAATTTTTactgtcagcctagtgaatatgatggtgtaaatataacttgtgaccacttgtttggtaatgaccaaacttacaaaactgcttctcctaaatttacgaccactaattcAATGACATTGAaagggatccaatgtttatgaattTGTCAAGCGGTTTTTGGTAAGAATCAATGTTCTctggaaaacaaatttacaatattttgttttctaCGATCAGAAAGTTCGGAAGAAAAGAtagattttcacgatttttttctttcagtAGGAAGCATCAACCGAAAAACCGGAAATCGGAGAGAAAAAGATCGAAAGACCAATCCTATTCACTATTactaatttgacatcctcgaaagTTATTCAAATGATTATAAAATTTGTCAGATgggattaaaatcgatgtactaaaaactctaggatcgaaaaaaatcgaaagcaaaagatcgatctttgcgattttttcgggtacaatgaatcgattcaaaaaatcggaaatcgaaatggaaaagatcgatcttctgaaaatcgatccaagatcgcccaatcctaatccaGATGGCAGGTAACAGACCTCCAGCAGCGTGGCATTCTGCAGAACCATACTTAGAGAACAAGAGTTTAGTTAATGGTCAATCTCATCCGATCTTTCGTAGCGTTAAGTACAAAGATTGTGAATGAATAAAGGTAATTTGTTTAGCATGAATCAACCAGACTCATTATTATATATCGCACAAAAACTCGCCTCGGGCTTGAGTAAACATATACCAGTTTGGGTGAATAGCACAATTAATGAAACTTttgagctcatttaatgtaatatatGAGAATGCACAACTCAGCTACATGAAAACCGTAAATTGACAATCAATTATCATCTCAATCACAGATTTGCTGACATAAATCCACGAGAAGCGAACAATTTGAATTCATATTCAATTTCAGAGCTAAAATTTTCCATTTCTCACCAATTCAATACACATGTTTTGTACACTTCTGCCGAATAACCTCGCCCAGCGTCAGCAACTTTTCACGAGGAAACCTATTTCTCGAAAAAGCGGTCAATTTGGCACGGGACATATGTGTTATGTTCATCTTCCAGCACCTGATGCGATCAGTGCGCTCGGTGTAACATTACGGCATTACTTGATTTTGCTTTTATCGCCAGCCAATTACCAATACCTGGGCGCGAAATGACACTCCCCGTGGTGTCATGGTCATGGTGATGCAGGTGCTGGCAGGATATGATTCCGGACAACACGGGGCGAGTTTTTCCATCTAATTTGACTGCTGCTTTACTCGCTCAAAAAAGGCACAGGTTGCATTCCGAAACGCATAGTTTAAATTCAGTTTTTAATTAAAATGGATGCAGAATAGGAGCGGTTTTGGATATTTTATTATGTggtccagcagcagcagcatcagctgAAGCAATGGCAGAGGCAGTGTATGCTGGATGAGTACCAAAATTCGGCATCGCTCCCCATCCCGTTGCCACCATTGGTGGCGCTGCTGCTGTTTGAAAATGAAAGTGAGATGGGGATGGACAGAGGAAAGCACTCCGAAACATCGGGGATGCAAAACCCGAGCACCGAAGGAGGGGTTTGGGTTTTGGATTTCTGGTGAACGAGAACAAGTTGATTTGGTTTGCCGAACGTTGGATGGGTGGATGGGAGGGGAGGAACACAGGATAACCCAACCAGTCTGTTGCATAGTTTAATATCAGCACAGCTTGAGAGCTCATCGGATATCCAGCTCCCTTTCCAGAACAGGGAGAATAACAATAATTTCGCATTTTGTTGGCGGTAAAAAGCGGGGTGCGATAAGCGTGGTTTTTGGCTATGGTGAGAATAAATTAGTATTGCTGCAATTTTTGGGGTCGCCGGGTTTATGGTTTTCGGTTCTTTGAGATTCACTAATTACAGCGCTTAGGTCGGATGTTTCAGGCTAACGTGTGTAAGGTGATTTGTCGTACATTTGTTCTATGAATTGCTTCGCCGTCCAACTTACAATGTATTTCAAATGGAGCAAACGTGAACAATTCTCGTATCTAATGGCAACCAAAAATACCGTCATAACACGCATTCGATGCGTTCCGCAGCTGATGTTCGTTACGCTCTTTCCACAATTTCCCACTGTAACGTAAAAATTAGTCAGTCTCAGCATAAATACTAGTCGCATATACATCCGCACCGTTCGCATTTTGCTATTTGATAACATAAACTATTGAAAACTAGTTTCTCTCTCTGTCTGTTTGTTTCGAAGGCTACATTGCAATAAGCAGCTGGAAATCAACAACCGACGCAGCGAGCCAATTAAATTCAACTGATTTTGAGtctgaaatatttaaaatatgctAACAACCCGCCGAGAGCATGCAGATGCAGTGCGACGGCTGCATAATTGATTCGGTTCCACCACCGGAGCCACGGGCTGCTGCCGTCGGTTGCGGCGGGAGGCCGCCGCCGATGGTCCGATCTTCGACCGAAGAATAGCCACAGGGATGGCAGCTGGCGGGATGCACCGGAAGCTTCTAGATTCTCACGCGTCACCTGCTCGTGGCATCGACCGATGGCGAAGATATCGATCTGGCTCATTTGCAGGCCGTTGACTTCGAGCGGTGAGATGCAGTAGTTTTTCGATAGGAAATCTTCACCGCTACCATAGGTACCGTTCGCCAGCGGGCTGTCCAGCAGGGTGTGAATGTGGCAGCCACAGGGGAAATAATTACCCACCACGTGCAGCGTACCAAGTCCCTCCAGAGTGATGCTACCCGGTTCGGGCGTCTCCAGCAGATGGTTCCCCTGCAGCCGCAGCGTTTTGATGTGATTCGTATGGGTCAGGTTCAGCTCCTGGATGGCGTCTATCTTGTTGTTGAGAATGTTGAGCGTGTCGACGTAATCGAGACCGTCGAAGGCGTTGGCACTGATGACCCCGAGGTCGGACTCCTGCAGCGAGAGTAGCTTCACGTTGGTGAGCCCCCGGAAGGTGAATGGGCTCACCTCGGACAAGTCCATGAAGGAAAGCTTTAGGTAGCCAACCTGTGCAGGAGAAAATCagagaaagaaaaaatacaaattaatgtgatccacttcaaaattcacacTTAAGAATAGTTCGGCCAGAAACGCTAACTTTGTCTGAAATTCTGACAAATTTTAATACTAGCAGCGACTTCCCAGTAATTTTTGACTCTGTTCATGAGCTTGAGTTAGGGtaaactgtacacttcgtagttcgTCTCCATGATTAACGTTTTAATACGttttccgttctggccgggggatttttcgtcaaaagaatttttttccgACTAGCACTGTGGTCACTCGTCACACgccgcgaaaaaaaaatctgttataataatatattttcgagggaatatagaaaaaaatatagaaaataagttAAATCAGAGCCAGCACTACGTTTCCAAGtaattgaataaaacaaaataaaaatgttcgTTCAAACTTTCAcaatttaactctttgtggttgtttgtctgctctcagctaacatactttttttttgttaattactaaacggttttatttagcttggcCCGTTTGTATGCATGTTTGTAAGTTTGtaagtttgtttgtttgtttgtagcACTGTCCCACTTTAATGGAAATTCGACCACCTTATTGTTCATTgctctgaaatttggaacaccccCTTTTATCTTGCTGTCATAATAAAACTGGGTATTCCATCtatatacgagggcagtccgataagtacttagcctccaaaaatacaggaagtgggttatatctgtggtataaccgcaagggtgacgtaggactatcgttgattcagtgatcatttgtttgaagttgcatctgaatcaattctcaatgaaagaatgaaggttcttcttgtaaatctgtgaaatacatacatatacattatatatatatatatatatatatatatatatatatataaatctcatGTCACGTGTCGTGAcagtattcaaataatttaaccgtcgttcgtttttcaaacagaacgaatttatttatgctgtttaatgacagatggcgctacgcCCGCTACATCGATCGTTCATCCACACATTTACAAGTAACCTCACTTCGCCTAAACACtggcagaataaaataataaataaaatttttatgtgggtctgaagtggaaactggaatggggatagctcattcagaattgtcgtaaactgtCTTTtataagatggttatatcgagttttttctgaatgtggcagatctctatcatgaTCTAAGTAGACAGTGTTAGATATTAGGTTCGATTCCAAATCTGTCAaagatcttcccgggttggaaattttcttgacatgcatTAAAAAACTATGGGTCTGACGTTGTGATTATTattatgataatgtcgatacggataggaccattgtttttcttttaaagtttttgcctatttatgatgttcgattaatagaaattcatgcctgcaacagagtcagttcgctcttttgttttataatactgatatcttaatttggtcaaatataaatattatctattagataaatcggccagttcaaacctttgtaggggtatgaggtggtcatcatcatcattttaaacaatttatgATTGACATAtgcgcgaaggtagagagcatctgtccaaacaaaaaatgaattccTGTCTGATTCGGTCCCACATATtactggatgtattcggttgaatgataGATGCGAATATAAcctcatacacacatttttagtttggttagtcgACAAAACTGATAGGCCCTGAGGAAAACGATGGTGTAATTTCCTTAGAAATTCCAGATATGTCCACTGATCAACTACTGACCcctattctgaaatccgatcgagccagaattacccgaacggattgcaaatttgcattctgtaatccgttcccTTCaaatccaatcgagttgtgcaaatgtggcaaccttgccacaCAATACGACATAGCCGACATTGAGCCCCGTGAACCAAAAATGGTCatggattttcgggtggaataaacatgctttcaaaacaaaaattttaaatgaaaaattagcTCTACACACCAAATGTGTTCTATATAAAAAAGTAATACATTCTCTACAAGTGggagaaaatcttgaacgaaaattgtttctGATGATGACTTTATATAATAGATAAAgttttggtgaaaatacaaagaaaattttatagaaaaaaagttatgttagggtcagg
Protein-coding sequences here:
- the LOC129775239 gene encoding chondroadherin — encoded protein: MNVVWRVLFYIGVLWRFHGCKHFIVGACPIGCMCLSQTQVMCNSGELREIPLKSMPVTVEALSLQKNIFPIIKSDAFLGLKALRKLSLDRNNITTIKPFAFRGLPRLRDLSIQHTPLTTVASFAFAGLQNVSQIQLAHNKILRIEAYAFAGSAGIRLLNLAENPTVLVETNAFSSLTAIDRLILPSGIRNISQDAFYALDTVGYLKLSFMDLSEVSPFTFRGLTNVKLLSLQESDLGVISANAFDGLDYVDTLNILNNKIDAIQELNLTHTNHIKTLRLQGNHLLETPEPGSITLEGLGTLHVVGNYFPCGCHIHTLLDSPLANGTYGSGEDFLSKNYCISPLEVNGLQMSQIDIFAIGRCHEQVTRENLEASGASRQLPSLWLFFGRRSDHRRRPPAATDGSSPWLRWWNRINYAAVALHLHALGGLLAYFKYFRLKIS